One Gigantopelta aegis isolate Gae_Host chromosome 1, Gae_host_genome, whole genome shotgun sequence genomic region harbors:
- the LOC121373971 gene encoding intraflagellar transport protein 81 homolog, translated as MSEQLKLIVQELNKEPFNRNYNLISFDSLEPLQLLQVLNDVLAIVDPKQKLDIREETPDQTAVRLFQALRILKYKPPTDYANLSEFRAGLVQAEKPVIYPILEWLLSRIPDLQKRAYLAKYLVKIEVPPDVMQDDEVISIYSQYEELMDQFKDLHKQADNLKASGFNTTEIRKDISNMEDEKEQLLKRIERLRRKVESHPNSTQMMNVAKNLRIERDREKKIGGQKQEQMLNIQHAEQRIKRMQSQLDQIRQASVGATPDGLLSRLEEETRANGFIVKDRLPKEVAAKKKTVESLQRVVQEPAMGNSDLEILNKQITELNTEVNKLYEKKMSNSESADDKLSLFSKQAGIISHKKGAAAENLREIREDFNKTMQELEQKRDLAKDAEGGEVLKGEEFKRYVNKLRSKSTVYKKRRQELAELKAELGVLTRTGDILRQRDEGINHQLSALERKKGVSGYRETQEELEKVSSIKTDIDEAKGKTLEDISEMVRRLHSAIKEKRNTLAPVLKEIRPLREQLATLQPEYEQKKVAYDRTAAGLDSNMTRLEQEVRAFSEECRAEESRYHYLSSMIHMLDLQQQKISNEMKAYVSSDPAEKKKTFREIFSKKIQEQENLGRGLREKQKTVRENHDPNMRQMKMWKDLERLMDCKRSVLERSGGHGPASGPNAAGYGEQQPTFQEEDRLVLL; from the exons ATGAGTGAACAACTCAAGTTAATTGTTCAGGAGCTGAACAAGGAGCCGTTTAATCGGAACTACAATCTGATTTCGTTTGATTCACTTGAGCCTCTACAGCTGCTGCAGGTTCTGAATGACGTCCTGGCGATTGTCGACCCCAAG CAAAAGCTTGATATCCGAGAGGAAACCCCGGACCAGACAGCTGTCAGACTTTTCCAGGCTTTAAGAATTCTGAAATATAAACCACCAACAGATTATGCCAACCT aagCGAATTCCGAGCTGGCTTGGTACAAGCGGAGAAGCCAGTGATCTACCCTATCCTAGAATGGCTTCTCTCTCGTATCCCCGATCTGCAGAAAAGAGCGTACCTGGCCAAGTACCTGGTGAAGATAGAGGTGCCACCTGACGTCATGCAAGACGATGAAGTCATCTCTATATACTCTCAG TACGAGGAGCTAATGGACCAGTTCAAGGATCTCCACAAGCAGGCGGACAACCTGAAGGCATCTGGCTTCAACACGACGGAGATCCGCAAAGACATCTCCAACATGGAGGATGAGAAGGAGCAACTCCTCAAGAGGATTGAGCGACTCCGCAGGAAG GTTGAATCTCACCCGAACTCTACTCAGATGATGAACGTTGCGAAGAACCTACGAATTGAGAGAGACCGGGAGAAGAAGATTGGAGGACAGAAACAGGAGCAAATGCTCAAT atTCAGCACGCAGAACAGCGAATCAAACGGATGCAGTCTCAGCTGGACCAGATACGCCAGGCTTCTGTTGGCGCCACACCAGACG GTCTGTTGAGTAGGCTGGAAGAAGAAACTAGGGCCAATGGATTCATTGTGAAAGATCGACTGCCCAAGGAAGTCGCAGCTAAGAAGAAAACGGTCGAGTCTTTACAGCGTGTTGTACAGGAACCAGCTATGGGCAACTCTGATCTTGAAATACTGAATAAACAG ATCACCGAGTTGAACACGGAGGTCAACAAGCTGTATGAGAAGAAGATGTCTAATTCCGAGTCTGCCGATGACAAGCTGTCTCTCTTCAGTAAACAG GCAGGTATTATTTCACACAAGAAAGGCGCCGCAGCTGAAAACCTGAGAGAGATTAGGGAAGACTTTAACAAGACGATGCAGGAACTCGAGCAGAAGAGAGATTTGGCGAAGGATGCGGAGGGGGGCGAAGTGCTCAAGGGGGAGGAG TTTAAGCGGTACGTGAACAAGCTTCGCAGTAAAAGCACGGTGTACAAAAAGCGTCGACAGGAGTTGGCGGAGCTGAAGGCCGAACTCGGGGTGTTGACTCGTACCGGAGACATTCTCCGACAGAGAGATGAAGGTATCAACCATCAGCTG TCGGCGTTGGAAAGGAAGAAAGGTGTATCAGGATATCGAGAGACTCAGGAGGAGCTGGAGAAGGTTTCGTCCATTAAAACCGACATCGACGAGGCGAAGGGCAAAACCCTGGAGGACATTTCCGAGATGGTCCGCCGACTGCACAGTGCCATAAAGGAGAAGAGGAACACTCTGGCCCCCGTGCTCAAGGAGATCAGACCCCTCAGAGAACAACTGGCG acGCTGCAGCCAGAATACGAACAGAAGAAAGTGGCGTACGACCGAACGGCAGCGGGTTTGGACAGTAACATGACACGTCTGGAGCAGGAGGTGCGTGCGTTCAGTGAGGAGTGCCGTGCGGAGGAGTCGCGATACCACTACCTGTCATCCATGATCCACATGCTCGACCTGCAGCAGCAGAAGATCAGCAATGAGATGAAAGCGTACGTCTCGTCAGATCCTGCCGAGAAGAAGAAAACTTTCAG GGAAATATTTTCCAAGAAGATACAAGAGCAGGAGAATCTAGGCCGGGGACTGCGCGAGAAACAGAAGACAGTTCGGGAGAACCACGATCCCAATATGAGGCAGATGAAGATGTGGAAGGACCTCGAACGTCTGATGGACTGCAAGAGATCCGTCCTGGAGAGGAGCGGGGGTCACGGACCCGCCAGCGGACCTAACGCGGCGGGCTACGGGGAACAACAACCCACATTCCAGGAGGAGGACAGGCTCGTCCTCCTGTAG